ATTAAAAGGGATGAAAATACACAAGTTATTGCTGATAAAGGTTATGTTTTACATATACTTACAGAAGGATTAAGAAGCAAAGCTACATCCCTGTCTTTTCTGCTCAAACAGAAAAACACCGCCTAATGATGATGAAGACTTCGATAAAGAAAACGCCACCTTATCAAACGCTTCTTCAATAAACTCAACCACCTCAAACATATTTCCTCGTGATTTACTAAAAAGCTTCTTCTTTTTTATAGGATGCCTAACGTATAGTTCAATTGTTCTCTAGCTTTAAAAGTGATAGGCACAGAACCTAATGCCATCCTATATGCATTCTTATACAGAGATGAGCACTAAGAACATCATAAAGCTTGCAGAATATTTTTGTTTGGTTTACCGATAAATGGATTAATCATAAGAAAAAATACAATGTTCAACCAAAGTCAGTATTCAATCTCGTATGAAGAACTTCTAAGCTTCTACAAAGAAAGTGGTGTTGACGCCGTGCTCAGTGATGTACCTATTGACCGTTTTAGTCAAGCTTCTTCTTCAACGCAGGAGTTAAAAAAAGTAATCGACACTCCCCATCACCAATCGGTATCACCAACCATAAAGCAGCATAGCTATCCACTGCCTCACTCTAGTACTATACAACGTGAACCTTCAGCTATAGAGATAGCAAAAGGTGCGAATACACTTGATGAATTAAAATCTGCTCTCCTTGCGTTTAATGGTTGCTCATTAAAATTGACAGCAAAAAGTACCTGTTTTTCAGATGGAACAGCAGGAAGCCCTCTCATGATCATAGGAGAAGCTCCAGGACGAGAGGAAGATATACAAGGAATTCCATTTGTAGGAAAGGCAGGAATGTTGCTTAACAAAATCCTTGCATCAATTGGCTTAACAAGAAAGAATGTCTACATAGCCAACACGATTCCCTGGCGTCCACCAGGAAATCGCACACCAACACCAAGAGAAGTGGCATTATGCCGCCCTTTCATTGAACGACAAATTCATTTAGCTAATCCTCGTATTCTTATAGCACTGGGAGGAGTTGCTATGCAGTTTCTGACTGGCTCTCAAAATGGAATTATCCGGACACGGGGAAAATGGTGTACCTATGAAAGCGAAGACAACATAAAAATACCTGTTATGCCAACCTTTCACCCCGCTTACCTTCTCCGAACTCCGAGTCAAAAAAAACTTACATGGAAAGATTTCTTAGAAGTCAAAAACCGCTTAAATAATCTCTTGTAATTCTTTAGCCTTATCTTGCCTCAGAATATCAACACTCTTTCGATCATTCATATTCTTTAAATACAGTTAGGAAAAAACTATGCAACAGTCAGAAGTACCCATTTACCGTCTAGAAGATTACCAGCAAACTCCTTACGCTATACCAAAAACACAACTTTACTTCCGTTTAGCACCAAAAAAAACCTATGTTACAGCAACATTGTCTCTTGAACCTCGTCACAATAATACAAAAGAATTAATACCTCTTGTGCTTTCTGGGGACGATCTTACCTTAATCTCTGTTGCTATTAATGGTGAGATATTGGCCAAAAACGCTTATAAAGTCACTCCTTCACGTTTAGAAATTACAACCCCACCAGCTACTCCTTTTACATTGCAATTGGTCACGGAAATAAATCCTGAAATCAACCGCCAACTTATGGGACTTTATCTTTCAAATGGTGTTTATTGCACACAATGCGAACCAGAAGGTTTTCGTCGTATTACTTATTTTTATGATCGTCCAGATGTTCTTTCTACCTATACAGTAAAAATTGAAGCGGATTCTCAAAAAATTCCTATCTTGCTTTCCAATGGCAATCTCTTGGAAACAGGAACTCTTGAGAATAATCGCCATTTTGCTATTTGGGAAGACCCTCATCCAAAGCCATGTTATCTTTTTGCTTTAGTTGGTGGAGATCTTGATAAGTTAGAAGACTATTTTACCACTGTATCTGGTCGATGTATCAAACTTAGTATCTATGTAGAAAAAGGAAAAACCAAGCGTGCAACCTATGCAATGGATGCCCTTAAACGTTCCATGCTTTGGGATGAGCAGTGTTTCGGACGTGAATATGATCTTGATATTTTCAATATTGTTGCTGTTTCCGACTTTAAC
This genomic window from Bartonella quintana contains:
- a CDS encoding uracil-DNA glycosylase, giving the protein MFNQSQYSISYEELLSFYKESGVDAVLSDVPIDRFSQASSSTQELKKVIDTPHHQSVSPTIKQHSYPLPHSSTIQREPSAIEIAKGANTLDELKSALLAFNGCSLKLTAKSTCFSDGTAGSPLMIIGEAPGREEDIQGIPFVGKAGMLLNKILASIGLTRKNVYIANTIPWRPPGNRTPTPREVALCRPFIERQIHLANPRILIALGGVAMQFLTGSQNGIIRTRGKWCTYESEDNIKIPVMPTFHPAYLLRTPSQKKLTWKDFLEVKNRLNNLL